In the Gossypium arboreum isolate Shixiya-1 chromosome 10, ASM2569848v2, whole genome shotgun sequence genome, one interval contains:
- the LOC108466905 gene encoding valine--tRNA ligase, chloroplastic/mitochondrial 2 isoform X4, translated as MVRYHRMRGRPTLWLPGTDHAGIATQLVVERMLASEGIKRVELGRDEFEKRVWEWKEKYGGTITNQIKRLGASCDWTRECFTLDEQLSRAVIEAFIRLHEKGLIYQGSYMVNWSPKLQTAVSDLEVEYSEEPGTLYYIKYRVAGGSRSDFLTIATTRPETLFGDVAIAVHPQDDRYSKYVGKMAIVPMTYGRHVPIISDKYVDKDFGTGVLKISPGHDHNDYVLARKLGLPILNVMNKDGTLNEVAGLYCGLDRFEARKKLWSDLEETDLAVKKEPHSLRVPRSQRGGELIEPLVSKQWFVTMQPLAEKALLAVEKGELTIIPERYGKIYNHWLTNIKDWCISRQLWWGHRIPVWYIVGKDCEEEYIVARSAEEALRKARDKYGKDVEVYQDPDVLDTWFSSALWPFSTLGWPDELAEDFKRFYPTTMLETGHDILFFWVARMVMMGIEFTGTVPFSYVYLHGLIRDSQGRKMSKTLGNVIDPLDTIKEYGTDALRFTLALGTAGQDLNLSTERLTANKAFTNKLWNAGKFVLQVLPNRDNVSGWQNIEACKFNTEGYLLRLPLPECWVVSKLHMLIDAVTESYNKFFFGDVGREIYDFFWGDFADWYIEASKARLYHSGDDSVALVAQTVLLYVFENILKLLHPFMPFVTEELWQALPNRREALIISSWPQTSLPRSTDLVKRFENLQALTRAIRNARAEYSVEPAKRITASIVGSEEVIQYISEEKEVLALLSKLDLDNIHFADSPPEDAKQSVHLIASEGLEAYLPLADMVDISAEVLRLTKRLSKMQTEYEGLKARLNSPKFIEKAPNDVVRGVQEKAAEAEEKINLTKNRLAFLKSTLFCTFNLWRTLQFSVVRSILYPKLRTDNEPRTQLALSDKKVLISFKKHFFYQILLVWENGR; from the exons ATGGTTAGGTACCATCGCATGAGGGGAAGACCAACACTTTGGCTTCCTGGAACTGATCATGCTGGTATTGCAACTCAG tTGGTTGTGGAAAGAATGTTGGCTTCTGAAGGAATAAAAAGGGTAGAACTGGGCAGAGATGAATTTGAAAAACGAGTTTGGGAGTGGAAAGAGAA gTATGGTGGGACCATTACTAATCAGATTAAGAGACTTGGGGCTTCTTGTGACTGGACTAGAGAATGTTTCACCCTTGATGAGCAGCTAAGTC GAGCTGTTATAGAGGCGTTTATTAGACTTCACGAAAAAGGATTAATTTATCAAG GGTCTTACATGGTTAACTGGTCTCCAAAGTTACAGACTGCTGTTTCAGACTTG GAAGTAGAATACTCTGAAGAGCCTGGTACCCTCTACTATATTAAATATCGTGTTGCTGGAGGTTCAAG AAGTGATTTCTTAACAATAGCAACAACACGGCCTGAAACTTTGTTTGGTGATGTAGCTATAGCTGTGCATCCTCAG GATGACCGATATTCCAAGTATGTTGGGAAAATGGCAATTGTCCCTATGACATATGGTCGTCATGTTCCTATCATCTCTGATAAG TATGTTGATAAAGACTTTGGGACTGGTGTACTGAAGATAAGCCCTGGACATGATCATAATGATTATGTTCTAGCTAGAAAGCTTGGCCTTCCTATTCTTAATGTTATGAACAAGGACGGGACATTAAATGAGGTTGCTGGACTGTACTG TGGCCTTGATCGATTTGAGGCACGGAAGAAATTGTGGTCTGATCTTGAGGAGACTGACTTAGCTGTGAAAAAGGAACCCCACAGTTTAAGAGTACCGAGATCTCAGCGTGGCGGAGAG TTAATAGAGCCACTAGTAAGCAAGCAGTGGTTTGTAACAATGCAGCCCTTAGCTGAAAAGGCTCTTCTTGCAGTTGAAAAGGGAGAATTGACCATTATTCCTGAAAGATATGGGAAG ATTTATAATCATTGGCTGACAAATATCAAGGATTGGTGCATAAGCAGACAGCTGTGGTGGGGACACCGCATACCTGTTTGGTACATTGTTGGAAAAGACTGTGAAGAGGAATATATAGTTGCTAGGAGTGCTGAGGAAGCTCTTAGGAAGGCTCGTGATAAATACGGAAAAGACGTAGAAGTTTATCAGGATCCAGATGTTCTCGACACTTGGTTCTCAAG TGCATTATGGCCTTTCAGTACTCTTGGGTGGCCAGATGAGTTGGCAGAGGATTTTAAAAGGTTTTATCCGACAACAATGCTTGAAACTGG CCATGATATATTGTTCTTTTGGGTTGCAAGAATGGTCATGATGGGAATCGAATTCACAGGAACTGTTCCATTTTCATATGTATATCTTCATGGTCTAATCCGTGATTCACAA GGGCGTAAAATGTCTAAAACTCTTGGCAATGTTATTGACCCACTTGATACTATCAAGGAGTATGGCACTGATGCGTTGCGATTCACTCTTGCTTTGGGAACTGCTGGTCAG GATCTTAATTTATCTACTGAAAGGCTAACAGCGAACAAGGCCTTCACAAACAAATTATGGAATGCTGGCAAGTTTGTGCTGCAGGTTCTGCCTAATCGGGACAATGTTTCTGGTTGGCAGAATATAGAGGCTTGTAAG TTTAACACGGAGGGGTATCTTCTAAGGCTTCCTCTTCCAGAATGTTGGGTG GTCTCAAAACTGCATATGCTTATTGATGCTGTCACTGAGAGTTATAACAAATTTTTCTTTGGGGACGTTGGGAGAGAAATATATGATTTCTTTTGGGGTGATTTTGCCGACTG GTATATTGAAGCCAGTAAAGCTCGCCTTTACCACTCTGGAGATGATTCAGTTGCTTTAGTAGCTCAGACAGTTCTACTCTACGTTTTCGAGAATATACTGAAATTATTACATCCATTCATGCCATTCGTAACCGAGGAACTGTGGCAG GCACTTCCCAATCGGAGAGAAGCTCTTATAATATCTTCCTGGCCACAAACTTCTCTTCCCAGGAGTACTGATTTGGTAAAAAGATTTGAAAATTTACAAGCTCTG ACTCGAGCAATCCGTAATGCTAGAGCTGAGTATTCTGTTGAGCCAGCAAAGCGCATAACTGCTTCTATTGTTGGTAGTGAAGAAGTCATTCAGTATATATCT GAAGAGAAGGAGGTGTTGGCTCTCTTATCCAAGCTAGATTTAGACAATATTCATTTCGCTGATTCTCCTCCAG AGGATGCAAAACAATCAGTTCACCTTATTGCAAGTGAAGGACTGGAGGCATATCTTCCCCTTGCTGATATGGTTGATATTTCTGCTGAAGTGCTACGCCTTACCAAGCGCCTATCAAAGATGCAAACGGAGTATGAGGGACTTAAAGCTCGCCTCAACTCTCCTAAA TTCATAGAGAAAGCTCCCAATGATGTTGTCCGTGGGGTTCAGGAAAAAGCTGCAGAAGCAGAAGAGAAGATTAATCTGACCAAAAACCGATTGGCTTTCCTGAAATCAACT CTGTTCTGCACATTCAACCTTTGGAGGACTTTGCAGTTTTCTGTTGTTAGAAGCATATTATACCCAAAGCTCCGCACTGATAACGAGCCCAGAACGCAACTGGCTTTGTCAGATAAGAAG GTATTGATTTCATTTAAGAAGCATTTCTTTTATCAAATATTATTGGTGTGGGAGAATGGAAGATGA